The Pseudomonas parafulva genome includes a window with the following:
- the rplS gene encoding 50S ribosomal protein L19 yields MTNKIIQQLEAEQMSKEIPTFAPGDTVVVQVKVKEGERSRLQAFEGVVIAKRNRGLNSAFTVRKISSGVGVERTFQTFSPQIDSLAVKRRGDVRKAKLYYLRDLSGKAARIKEKLS; encoded by the coding sequence ATGACCAACAAGATCATCCAGCAGCTCGAAGCCGAGCAGATGAGCAAGGAAATCCCGACCTTCGCACCCGGCGACACCGTTGTCGTCCAGGTTAAAGTGAAGGAAGGTGAGCGTTCCCGTCTGCAGGCGTTCGAAGGCGTCGTTATCGCCAAGCGCAACCGTGGCCTGAACAGCGCCTTCACCGTGCGCAAGATCTCCAGCGGCGTTGGTGTAGAGCGTACCTTCCAGACCTTCAGCCCACAGATCGACAGCCTGGCCGTGAAACGTCGTGGTGACGTGCGTAAAGCCAAGCTGTACTACCTGCGCGATCTGTCCGGCAAAGCCGCTCGCATCAAGGAAAAACTGTCCTGA
- the trmD gene encoding tRNA (guanosine(37)-N1)-methyltransferase TrmD has product MGNLRVDVITLFPEMFSAITEYGITSRAVKQGLLQVTCWNPRDYTTDRHHTVDDRPFGGGPGMVMKIKPLEDALVNARQATGAAAKVIYLSPQGRKLTQQAVKGLAEQESLILIAGRYEGIDERFIEAHVDEEWSIGDYVLSGGELPAMVLIDAVTRLLPGALGHVDSAEEDSFTDGLLDCPHYTRPEVYADQRVPDVLLSGNHAHIRRWRMKQSLGRTFERRADLLESRSLSGEEKKLLEEYLRERDDS; this is encoded by the coding sequence ATGGGTAACCTTCGCGTAGACGTCATCACGTTGTTCCCCGAGATGTTTTCGGCCATCACGGAGTACGGCATTACCAGCCGCGCGGTGAAACAGGGGTTGCTCCAGGTAACGTGCTGGAACCCGCGGGACTACACCACAGATCGTCACCATACGGTAGATGATCGGCCGTTTGGCGGTGGTCCTGGCATGGTGATGAAAATCAAGCCTCTGGAAGATGCCCTGGTCAACGCCAGGCAGGCAACCGGAGCTGCGGCGAAGGTGATCTACCTCTCGCCACAAGGCCGCAAGCTGACTCAGCAGGCGGTCAAAGGCCTGGCCGAACAGGAATCATTGATCCTGATCGCCGGTCGTTATGAAGGCATCGACGAGCGTTTCATTGAAGCTCATGTCGATGAGGAGTGGTCGATTGGCGACTATGTGCTTTCCGGTGGCGAGCTACCGGCCATGGTACTGATCGATGCGGTTACACGGCTGCTGCCCGGAGCTTTAGGGCATGTGGACTCGGCGGAGGAAGACTCTTTCACCGATGGTCTGCTTGATTGCCCGCACTACACCCGACCTGAGGTGTATGCGGATCAGCGTGTTCCCGACGTGTTGCTCAGTGGCAACCATGCACACATCCGGCGTTGGAGAATGAAGCAGTCCCTTGGTAGGACCTTCGAACGACGCGCCGATCTTCTGGAAAGTCGCTCGCTTTCTGGAGAAGAGAAGAAGCTGCTCGAGGAATACCTCCGCGAGCGGGACGATAGTTAA
- the rimM gene encoding ribosome maturation factor RimM (Essential for efficient processing of 16S rRNA): MNATPEKADDLIVVGKIFSVHGVRGEVKVYSFTDPIENLLDYPSWTLRHEGKVKQVELVSGRGSQKGLVVKLKGLEDRDEARLLSGYEICIARSLLPNLAADEYYWYQLVGLKVINQDEHLFGKVDHLLETGANDVMVVKPCAGSLDDRERLLPYTAQCVLDIDLDAGVMRVEWDADF, from the coding sequence ATGAACGCGACGCCAGAAAAGGCTGACGACCTCATCGTCGTTGGCAAGATTTTTTCGGTTCACGGCGTTCGCGGCGAGGTGAAGGTGTATTCCTTTACCGATCCGATTGAAAACCTGTTGGATTATCCAAGCTGGACGCTTCGGCACGAAGGCAAGGTAAAGCAGGTCGAGCTGGTCAGCGGTCGTGGCTCCCAAAAGGGCCTGGTCGTAAAACTGAAAGGTCTCGAGGATCGTGACGAAGCCCGTCTTCTGAGCGGTTACGAAATCTGCATTGCGCGGAGCCTTTTGCCCAACCTGGCCGCCGATGAGTACTACTGGTACCAGTTGGTAGGTCTGAAGGTCATCAACCAGGACGAACACCTGTTCGGCAAGGTCGATCACCTGTTGGAGACCGGTGCGAACGATGTAATGGTGGTCAAGCCGTGTGCAGGCAGCCTGGATGATCGCGAGCGTTTGTTGCCCTACACGGCGCAATGCGTGCTCGATATCGACCTGGATGCAGGCGTGATGCGGGTTGAGTGGGACGCGGACTTCTAA
- the rpsP gene encoding 30S ribosomal protein S16: MVTIRLARGGSKKRPFYHLTVTNSRNARDGRFVERVGFFNPIAAGAEVKLSVNQERVTYWLSQGAQPSERVAQLLKDAAKAAA, from the coding sequence ATGGTAACCATTCGTCTGGCCCGTGGCGGCTCGAAAAAGCGCCCTTTCTACCACCTGACCGTGACCAACTCGCGTAACGCCCGTGACGGCCGTTTCGTTGAGCGCGTAGGTTTCTTCAACCCGATCGCTGCTGGCGCCGAAGTCAAGCTGTCGGTCAACCAAGAGCGCGTCACCTACTGGCTGAGCCAGGGCGCACAGCCGTCTGAGCGTGTTGCTCAGCTGCTGAAGGACGCTGCCAAGGCTGCCGCCTGA